A part of Arachis hypogaea cultivar Tifrunner chromosome 12, arahy.Tifrunner.gnm2.J5K5, whole genome shotgun sequence genomic DNA contains:
- the LOC112730438 gene encoding uncharacterized protein: MVTLINLPSPTARLLSCPRLLCVSSRLLCISGTTSSSVRGSPSLCRRISLLLCHCVFFIVVAVYSSGGTRIAARVAATFHSPVFVSPCLVSLFFPYVLPSHYKQSLLLHLKNNLTYNQNQSKKLIHWNHVHDCCHWKGVSCNKGHVIALDLSQESISGGNFSSLFHMQFLQSLNLASNGFIQFGTYSEFQNLKYLRYLNLSNASIVGEIPKNIFQLSSLQVLDLSDNQRLNGFLPQNIPYQLASLNYLNLSHTNFSGPLPESLLNLRKLSTLDLSNCQFNGTLPNSMSNLTHLVYLDLSFNNFTGPLPSFNRSNALRSFALNHNYFSGTIPSTHFNGLANLVRVDLGDNSFDGRVPSTLFALPSLQQLILSYNRFEGPLKELPNCSSSSLEMLDLSGNNFQGPIPPSIFQLKRLFLLQLSTNKFNGTIKLDNIRSLPKLKTFDLSHNNLSVVGANVTYDQDFSYFPMLYNLLLASCKLDAFPSFLRNQSTLLYLDLSNNQIEGIIPNWIWKFEFLMALNLSNNFLEGMEGPFQNLGSNLFLLDLHGNQLQGTAPIFTKSIVSLDYSNNNFSSFFPADIGNQIPNVVNLYLSNNSFHGEIHESFCNMTFLRLLDLSDNRFTGEIPKCLATSDRSLRVLSLAGNELSGHVPDTFPTSCALRFLDFNGNLLDGTVPRSLTNCQNLQVLNLGKNQLIDTFPCFLKNILTLRVMILRSNKFHGHIECPSSTGNWEKLQILDLASNNFSGLLPSSLLRSWKALMHDEDRSRFGHLSFGLFDNINLIQNFGILTTEFSNADKMKFAKLVAVEPLFVVDHIVSHVMEGVYGIGRYEDSVTIVNKGQQMKLVKILIAFTSLDFSSNHFEGSVPEEITNFKGLHALNLSQNSFSGHIPSNISNLRNLESLDLSMNSLKGEIPTELASLSFLAIMNLSYNHLVGRIPTGTQIQSFEADSFAGNEGLCGPPLTQGCGLLPPLASKTTDFDHGSSIDWTILSVELGFTFGFGMFIMPLIFWKRWRLWFSEKADGVLYKIVPQLDFVYEHHGGKKYRTLRWKPFSL; the protein is encoded by the exons ATGGTTACCCTCATAAATCTGCCATCGCCCACCGCACGGTTGCTTTCATGTCCTCGTCTCCTCTGCGTCTCGTCCCGGCTCCTGTGCATCTCTGGCACTACGTCATCGTCCGTCCGTGGCTCGCCTTCATTGTGTCGTCGCATCTCCTTGCTCCTGTGCCACTGTGTGTTTTTCATCGTCGTCGCCGTGTACTCATCCGGCGGGACTCGCATCGCTGCTCGCGTTGCTGCTACCTTCCACTCACCAGTCTTTGTATCACCGTGCTTGGTCTCTCTCTTTTTTCCCTACGTTCTGCCTTCACATTATAAG CAATCTCTGCTGCTCCATTTGAAGAACAACCTCACATATAACCAAAATCAGTCCAAAAAATTAATTCATTGGAACCATGTTCATGATTGCTGCCACTGGAAAGGGGTCTCTTGTAACAAGGGACATGTTATAGCACTAGACTTAAGCCAAGAATCTATCTCTGGAGGTAACTTTAGCAGTCTCTTCCACATGCAATTTTTGCAAAGTTTGAATTTGGCTTCTAATGGGTTCATCCAATTTGGAACTTATTCTGAGTTCCAAAACTTGAAGTATCTGAGGTATTTGAATTTGTCAAATGCTAGTATTGTGGGAGAAATTCCAAAAAATATCTTCCAATTATCATCCCTTCAAGTTCTTGATTTATCTGATAATCAAAGACTTAATGGTTTCCTACCACAAAATATCCCATATCAATTAGCATCTCTCAACTACTTGAACCTCAGTCATACAAATTTTTCTGGACCACTACCAGAATCTCTTCTCAACTTGAGGAAACTATCAACATTGGATCTATCAAATTGCCAGTTTAATGGGACACTTCCAAACTCAATGTCAAATCTTACCCATCTAGTTTATCTAGATTTGTCATTCAATAATTTCACTGGCCCTCTTCCATCTTTCAATAGGTCCAATGCTCTTAGGAGTTTTGCTCTCAATCATAATTACTTTAGTGGTACAATTCCATCCACCCATTTTAATGGCCTTGCAAATCTTGTGAGAGTTGATTTAGGAGATAACTCTTTCGATGGAAGAGTTCCTTCAACTTTGTTTGCACTTCCATCTCTTCAACAACTCATTCTCTCCTACAATAGATTTGAAGGCCCATTAAAGGAACTACCAAATTGTTCTTCCTCATCTTTAGAGATGCTTGATTTGAGTGGAAACAATTTTCAAGGTCCAATTCCCCCATCTATTTTCCAACTCAAAAGACTCTTTTTGCTTCAGCTTTCAACAAACAAGTTCAATGGCACAATAAAGTTGGACAATATTCGGAGCCTACCAAAGTTAAAAACATTTGATCTCTCTCACAACAATTTGTCAGTTGTTGGTGCAAATGTTACATATGATCAAGATTTCTCATACTTCCCCATGCTTTACAATCTTTTGTTGGCTTCATGCAAGTTGGATGCATTTCCTTCCTTCTTGAGAAATCAGTCCACTTTGCTTTACCTTGACTTATCCAACAACCAAATTGAAGGAATCATACCCAATTGGATttggaaatttgaatttttgatggcCCTAAATCTTTCCAATAACTTTTTGGAAGGTATGGAAGGGCCTTTCCAAAACCTTGGTTCAAATTTATTCCTGCTTGACCTTCATGGAAACCAATTGCAAGGGACAGCCCCCATTTTCACAAAGAGCATTGTTTCCTTGGATTACTCCAACAACAATTTCAGCTCATTCTTTCCAGCAGACATTGGTAACCAAATTCCAAACGTAGTTAATTTGTATCTTTCAAACAATAGTTTTCATGGAGAAATCCATGAATCCTTTTGTAATATGACATTTCTTCGATTGCTTGATCTTTCGGATAATCGCTTCACCGGCGAGATTCCAAAGTGTTTGGCAACAAGTGACAGATCTTTGAGAGTATTAAGTCTTGCTGGGAATGAACTCAGTGGCCATGTACCAGACACATTCCCAACATCTTGTGCTCTAAGGTTTCTAGATTTTAATGGAAATCTTTTAGATGGAACCGTTCCAAGATCTTTGACAAATTGTCAAAATCTACAAGTCTTGAATCTTGGAAAGAATCAATTAATTGATACTTTTCCTTGCTTCTTGAAGAACATTTTGACACTGAGAGTCATGATTTTAAGGTCAAACAAATTTCATGGGCATATTGAATGTCCTAGTAGCACTGGCAACTGGGAGAAGCTTCAAATTCTTGACCTAGCCTCCAACAACTTTAGTGGCTTGTTGCCATCTTCGCTTCTGCGAAGTTGGAAAGCGTTGATGCATGATGAAGATAGATCACGGTTTGGGCATTTATCTTTTGGTTTGTTTGATAACATTAATCTTATACAGAATTTTGGGATTTTAACCACAGAATTCAGCAATGCTGATAAGATGAAATTTGCTAAGCTTGTTGCCGTGGAACCACTTTTTGTGGTGGACCACATTGTCTCTCATGTCATGGAAGGCGTATATGGTATTGGTAGGTATGAAGATTCAGTTACAATTGTGAACAAAGGTCAACAAATGAAGCTGGTAAAGATTCTCATTGCCTTCACTTCATTGGATTTCTCATCCAACCATTTTGAAGGGTCAGTACCAGAAGAGATCACGAATTTCAAAGGCTTGCATGCTCTTAACTTGTCACAAAATTCTTTCTCAGGCCATATCCCTTCAAATATAAGCAACTTAAGAAATCTTGAGTCTTTAGACTTGTCAATGAATTCGCTTAAAGGCGAAATTCCAACCGAGCTTGCAAGCTTATCTTTTCTTGCCATCATGAAtctctcatataatcatcttgtGGGGAGAATTCCAACAGGTACTCAAATTCAATCATTTGAAGCGGATTCATTTGCAGGCAATGAAGGATTATGTGGACCTCCGCTGACTCAAGGCTGTGGGCTGTTGCCACCACTTGCATCTAAAACTACTGATTTCGATCATGGTAGTTCAATTGATTGGACTATCTTGAGTGTGGAATTAGGGTTTACTTTTGGATTTGGGATGTTCATCATGCCACTCATTTTTTGGAAGAGATGGAGGTTGTGGTTTTCTGAAAAAGCTGATGGTGTGCTTTATAAGATTGTCCCTCAGCTTGATTTTGTGTATGAACATCATGGAGGAAAGAAGTATAGAACTCTAAGGTGGAAGCCTTTCTCATTATAG